The region GAGAGTGGTGGTACTGGCTGTCCTGGGCGGGCCGCATCGGCCACGCCTCGGACGTCGTCACCGCCGCCGAGCGCATCGCCAGCGTCCTGCACGTCATCCGCCGCTGACCGGACGCCGACGACACCAAACCGAGCGGCCTGTCAGTCTGAATTGACACAGACCTTCGTGTCAGTACAGACTGACAGGCATGGATCCCGAAGTTCTCTCTCAGCGGGTGGCGAGCGCCGACCCGGCCGTGGCACTGCGCGCGGTCACCGCCCTGCGCAGACTGGCCGAGCAGGTCGAGGCGGCGTCCGTCGCACGGGCCCGCGAACAGGGCTGGACATGGGAGCAGATCGGGGACGCCCTCGGGATGTCCCGGCAGTCGGCGCACGCGAAGTACGGGAAGTGAGGACGCGATGCTCGGACGTTTCACGAAGAAGAGCCCGTTCGCCAGGGTGGTGACCGCGGCCCTGGAGGAGGCCAGGCGGCGGGGAGACCGGCGCGTCGGCACCGAGCACCTGCTGCTCGGCCTGCTCGCCGAGCCCGCGGCCGAGCCCGCCCGCACCCTCGGCGCGGGCCTCGACGACGCCCGCGCCGCCCTCGACGGGATGGACCGCGAGGCCCTGGAAGCCATCGGCGTCCACGTCGCGGACCTCCCGGCCTCGGCGGGGCCCCGCCGGCATCCGGCCCTGTCCGTGGGCACGCTCACCACCGGGGCCCGCACCACCGTCCACCGGGCCGTCGGCGCCAGCCCGACCGGGAGCCGCGACCTGGCCCCCCGTC is a window of Microbispora sp. NBC_01189 DNA encoding:
- a CDS encoding Clp protease N-terminal domain-containing protein, encoding MLGRFTKKSPFARVVTAALEEARRRGDRRVGTEHLLLGLLAEPAAEPARTLGAGLDDARAALDGMDREALEAIGVHVADLPASAGPRRHPALSVGTLTTGARTTVHRAVGASPTGSRDLAPRHLLTALLDLERPDPAAELIERLHIDRAAVRRLL